One Synechocystis sp. LKSZ1 genomic window, GAAACCGCTGGTCGGCAATCGGTTCAGGAAAATGGCTCACCAGGTCATCGGCAATAAATTGGGGGGGAATAAAGTCCGGGCGGAGGCCGTAGGCTTTTAGGGCCTGGGCCGTTTTTTGGCCCACGACGGCAATTTTCAGGCCCTGGAGAGCGCGGCTATCTTGACCATGATCTTCCAGGCGTTGGAAAAAGAAGTTGACCCCATTGGCAGAGGTCAGAATCAACCAGTCAAAGGTCGTCAAATGAGCCAAGGCTTGGTCTAGGCCCTGCCAACTGGAAGGGGGTTGGATCACGAGGGCCGGCAATTCTAAAACCTGAGCCCCTTGGGCTTGTAAAAGCTGGCTAAATTGGCTTGATTGTTCCGCAGAGCGCGTGACGACAATAGTTTTATTTGATAAAGGGCGTTGGGGGGGCATGAAACGCTGGTTGACCACTGGGCCAAGGACAATGACAGCGGGGGATAGAGACTGGCCACGGGTCTTTTCCACCATATCCGCTAAGGTTCCCCACCAGGTTTGCTGGCTGGGACGACCACCGTGGCGAATGATCACCATTGGGTCTTCGGGAGAACGCCCCGACTGAAGTAGATGGGTCACAAGGGGGGCAAGGGTCTGGCCGCCCATCAGGATCACGAGGGTATCGATCCCGGCCAGGGCCGACCAATCCAAGCTTGCAGGGTCATGGCCCGTCAGAACCGCAAAACTACGACTGAGGTTCTTCTCGGTGAGGGGAATCCCCGCTAGGCCCGGAACCGCTAGGGCCGAGGAGAGGCCCGGAATCACCTGAAAAGGACAATCGGCCTCGCTAAGGGCCTGAATTTCCGCATTGGCCCGGCCAAATACCAGGGGGTCACCACTTTTGAGGCGTACCACCCGCTTACCTTGCTGACAGTGATGAATTAGAAGTTGGTTGATGCGGGCCTGGGGCGTACTGGGTCGGCCGCCTCGTTTTCCCACCCAGATCTGTTCACAATCGGGCGGTAGGTATTGGAGCAAACTCGGTTCCACCAGGTCATCGTAGACGAGTACCTCGGCCTGCTCTAGGCAGTGGAGGGCCTGTAGGGTCAAATAATCTAGGGGGCCAATTCCTGCACCGACAAGATAGACACAACCGGACGGGATAGTTTGCTGATCCATAAACAACCTCGAGGGGGTTCCTCATTCTGACGGATGCGATGGCCTGGCATCAAGCACCTGTGGATAACGACGGATTTTCCTGCAACGTCTTGGGAATTTCCATATTAATGGTCAATTTAACGACACAGAGTTGTTTATCCTTTTCCGGAACCGAGGGATTGTGGTTGAGGTAATCCTCTAGCCACTGACAACCCCGGTCTAGGAGTTGGTCTAGGTTATCAACAGGCCAGAGGCGTGCCGTGCCATCGGTGGAAGCGGTGACGACCCAACGACCATCGGGACTAAATTCCGCACTCCTCACCCAACCACTGTGGCCGCGAAAGATAGCCAATTCTCGTCCTAGGAGATCCCACAGACGAGCCGTGCCATCCGTAGAGGCCGTCACAATGATCTGTCCATCCGGGCTAAATTGGGCCGTATTGACAAAGGCTTGATGGCCATAGAGAGCCACCAACTCCTGGCCCTGGCGATTCCAAATCCGGGCGGTGCGGTCAGCGGAAGCGGTGACAATGTTTTGGCCATCGGGGCTAAATTGCGCTTGGTAAACAATATTTTGATGGCCCGTCAGCACGGCGATTTCCTGGCCCGCCAAGTCCCATAATCGAGCAGTATGGTCGGCGGAAGCCGTGAGCAAGTAATGGCCCTGGGGATCAAATTGAATGGTATGAACGGCCCCTCGGTGTCCCCGACAGACGGCTAATTCTTTGCCAACAATGTCCCACAGCGTGGCGCTTTTATCGGCAGAAGCGGTCGTAATAAACTGGCCATCGGGGCTAAATTCCGCGCTAAATAATGCTTGCCCCTGTTGTCGTAATACCGTCAAACACTGGCCTGTCGTGTTCCAAAGGCGGGCGGTGCCGTCCTTGGACGCCGTCAGCACAAACTGGCTATCTGGGCTGAAGCGGACACTTAAAACCGCATCCTGATGGCCGCGGAGGGTCGCTAATCGCTTGCCGGCAGAGTTCCACAGTTGAGTATTTTTATCAGCGGAGGCGGTGGCAATAAAATGGCCATCGGGACTAAATTGGCCCTCTCGAATCCAGTCATGGTGACTTTCAAGGGTTGCTAAACAGCGACCTTGATCACTCCAGAGACGGGCAGTATGGTCACGGGATACCGTTAAAATTCGATCCCCTTGGCTATTGAAGTGAGCATTGCGAACCCAATTGCTGTGGCCCTTGAGAACCGTAGCGCTTTTTTCCGACAGATCCCAAACGCGGGCGGAATGATCGGCGGAAATAGTGAAAAGACGACGACTATCCTGGCTGAATTGGGCTTCATAGACTTCTTTTTGGTGGCCCCGCATCACAGCTAGTAGTTGACCGGAACGTTGCCAGAGCCGAACAGTGCCGTCGTTGGCGAGGGTGACAATCGATTGGCCATCGGGGCTAAAACTGGCATCATAGACCGCTTGCTGTTGGGCCGAGAGAATTGCCACTGTCTTACCTTCTTGGTTCCACAGGCGAGCTGTACCATCACTAGAGGCCGTTAGCACCAGTTCCCCGTCGGGACTCCACTGGGCATTGCGCACCCAATTGTAGTGGCCCTTCAGAATGGCCAGACAATGGCCAGACAAATCCCAAATCCGGGCGGTGGTATCCGTCGAAGCGGTGAGAATCCGCTGGCCATCCGGACTAAACTGGGCATTGCGTACCCAATTTTGATGGCCCCTAAAGACTTGTAATTCCTGGCCCTGCAAATCCCAGAGCCGTGCCGTACCATCCCGAGAGGCGGAGAGAATCTGTTGGCCATCGGCGCTAAATTCTGCGTTTCTCACCCAGTGTTGGTGGCCCTGACATTGGGCCTGTTCTTCTCCTGCAAAATTCCACAGCCGCACGGTGCCATCCCGGCTACTGGTGAGCAGTAGCGCAGCAACCGGGCTAAACCGGACGCTGCGCACGGCTTTTTGATGCCCTTGCAAGGTGGTCTGGAGTTGGCCCTGCCGGTTCCACAGACGAGCCGTGTGGTCGCTAGAGCCACTGAGGAGATAATCCCCCTGGGGACTCCAGTGGAGGCTAGTAATATCCCCCTGATGGCCCCGCAGGACATGGTACAGTTCCCCCGTTGTGGCCCAGATCCGCACAACGCCTTCGGTGCTTCCCGTGGCGAGGGTATGGCCCTCGGGATGCAAACAGAGGGAAGATACGGCCACCGGATGTTCTAAACGATTCCGCTCATGGATTTGTCCCAAAATTTGTTGCAATGCCAGTAGCGGCCCGAGACTGGGGTAGTGACTCACCCCCGGCTCCGCAGGGAGGAGGGAACGCAGTTCTTGGCCCAGACTTAAGGCGGCTAACAGGGCCTCAATGGGCTGAAATTCCGCTTGTCGGAGGATAATCTGGGACTGACGTTCGAGGCGTAGGCCCACTAAGAGTTTCTGATAGGCCTGCTCAGTGTGGGTCAACTGACGACGTAGGCGTTGAATGCCATCAATGGCCTCGGAGCCCTCAGGAAAATACAAGGGCCAGTCCGGTTCCGGAGTCGCGGGACTGGTGAGGGATTCGGGGGGCTCAGGGGAGGGGAGTTGGGCCAGTACCTGGGTCAGCAATGGGGTACTGAGCCGGTAATAGGTGGTATCTCCCAGGGGAACAGCCACCACTAACCGTAATTGTTCAAGGCACTGGAGCATCAGGTGGCCCTGGGAAGACTCTGGAGCCAGGAGTTCCGTAGCCGTTCGCAGGCTCGGTAACGGCGAAGATTCTGCTAAGCGCTGTAATATTTCCTTGGCCAGGGTTTGGAGGGCCATGGGCAGGGGAGTCAGTAGACGCTCAATACGATACCAATACAGTTTGTCTCTCCCCAGGGCCTGGTAAGCTTCCAGACTCGTGATCTGCCGTTCTTCCAGCTCACTGCCGAGGCGTTGCCAATCGAGGGGCACAATGCACTGATGGCTATCACTCAAATCCTCAAGGACTTGGGCCTGGAGGTCAGCATCCCAGCCCAGATCCGCTTTAACTTGCTGGAGATAGGCTTGAAAGTAGGACTTGGGAATCGGTGGAAAACGAAGATGTTGAAAGGCCGGGAGGGGAATCCCGGTGCCCAGACGGTCAATCACCGTTGTCAGGGCCAGCGGGGGTAGGGCAATGAGAATCTTTAGACTTTTTTGGGCCAACCCCCGGCAAAGAAAAGAAACCAATGATGGGGGGCAGGCCTCTGGGTCGCCATCCAGCAGGAGAACCGTAGACTCCAGAGAGGCTAGACTTTGGTTCAAGGTTTCGACCTGAAAGTGTTCTAAAAGCTTGCTCTCCCACTCAGGATCTATTGGCAAGAGCAAGGGGCATTGGTGGGAGTAGTGTTCCTGGAGTTCTGGGAACAAATGGCAGGTCAGCCAAGAGCTTTTACCCATCCCGACTTCCCCAGACAGTAGAAGCAAGGGCGTATCCGTTGCCAGCCAATCCGCCAGGGATAGGGCCGGGAATAGGGGGAGGGGGGGAGGGAGCTCCGGTTGGGAGTCGGCGAGGGGAACACCGAGGGGATGACGTTTCATCCGGGCCAACGGCTCTGGCCCTAGTGGATAGCTACCGATAAAGGCCCGCTTGCCAATCTGGTATTCCAGGGCCTGGTATTCCTGGTCAATGGCAAGAACCTGTTGCCACTGCTGAGCTTGGTAGTAGCATTCCCGCAGTTCGATTAAAATGCCTGAAAAGAAATGGGGATTATCTTCTAGACAAGCCAATTGCTTAGCCAATTCCAGACTTTCCTGGGCCGCTTCCAGTTGCTCTTCTCCCAGAAGACAGCGCCCCGCCAGATAATGGAGCCAACTCTGCCAAACTGGGGTAATGCTAGGTTCCGGGGGTAAACTTTCCCAGGCCCGCTGGAGAGATTCCTTCGCTTCCGTAAAGCGCCACTGTTCAATTAAGGCTTCCGTTAACAGGCCATAGGCCATCGCCGTTTGCAGGGCCAGTTGGGAACGAGACCAGGGACAGTCCCCGTGCTTCGGTTCGGCCCCTGTGATCAGGGGAGAGAGTTGATAAAAAAAGACTAAAAAATGTTCTGCACACTGTTGGAGATATTGCCAACTTTCCAGACCCCGTAGAATTGTTGCCAGTAGGATTAAGGTATCGTTGCGACAATCCCGCCAATCTCGCTCTTGGAGAGCCGCCATGGCGATAGAAACCGCCTCTTGGGTCGCTTGCCAGAGAAAATGTCCCCGGTCTTTTTCCGACCAGGCCTGGAGCAGGTAGACGTAGGCCAAGCGGAGGCTCACCCAGGTGACTTCAGCCCGGTCTTCCAGTTGCTGAAAACAGACCAGGCTTTGGTGGTAATAGTAAACCGCACTGGGCAGACTGGGATCTAATCCTCCCCACTGCTGTATTTTTTCATAGTACAGGCCCTGGAGCAAACTGAAATGGGCCTGCTGGGCCGGGGTGAGTTCCGCCAGCGGTACCATTGTCCCCTGGAGTTGATAAATCCTATCAGCGAGCTCGTCATCCCAATGGCAGTGGGGCCGCCAATAATCAGCAATGGCTGCCGCCAGGGCCTGGTCTAGACTCTCTCCCCCGAGGCAACTATCCACCCAGGAACTGGTTCCCCCCAAAAAAGAGAGTAGGCCCCGAAATTCCGCTTCAATGCCAGGGGTTAGACCGATCACCCAGTGAAACGCCTGCTCAGGATAGGTTTTTTCTTTGGCTTGGGCTATTCGCGCCAAGGCTTCCTGGGGTTGAGCACAGTCTTCTAGGCCGACGAGTAACAACACCCGAGGGGGAGCCTCCAGGGTCAGCGCCAACCCGCCATCGGTTTCCGTTCCCTGACTCAGATCAAGCATCTGAGCCTCTTGAGTCAACATCCCCTGAAATTCCGTCAGAATAGCCCGAGGGCGGGGAGTCCGCACAAAATAGGCATGGTCTAGGGCCGGTGATTCCTGGAGACGAGTTTGCAGGGTTGCCCATTCTTGCTGGGGCTGGGGCCAACGTAACAAAAAGGTGAGGAGGGGGGTCATGCCATTGCTCCCATCGAAAAACAATCATCCAGCATGGGATAGACCAAATCACTTCTAGCCTAGCGGCAAGTTGCTCCATCTAGGATAATTCTTTCGGCCCAACGCAGTTTAGCAGAGCGAGAACGAGGATTGCGGGCCTGTTCCGCTTCATCGGACATCACGGGCTTTTTGGTCAGTACCTTGAGCAGGGGAGATTCCCGAAAGCGGTGTTTTACCAGCCGGTCTTCAAGGCTATGAAAGCTGATAATACCAAGGCGGCCAGCCGGCTTTAGCCATTGGGGGGCCAGGGCCAGAAAACGTTCCAAGGAGCCTAATTCATCGTTGACTACAATCCGCAGAGCCTGAAAAACCCGTGTCGCCGGATGAATGCGGCCGTAGCGGTACTGACCCGGAACAGAACGGGCAATGGTTTCGGCCAGTTCGGTGGTGGTTGTGAAGGGCCGCTGTTGGGCGATCTGACGGGCAATGCGCCGCGATAGGCGTTCTTCACCGTACTCGAAGAAAATACGGACGAGATCGGCTTCCGACCAATGGTTAATGATCTCCGCCGCTGTCAAGGTCTGGCTCTGATCCATCCGCATATCTAAGGGAGCCATTTGCCGAAAACTAAAGCCCCGCTCCGCCTGGTCGAGTTGGGGTGAGCTTACCCCCAGATCAGCAATAATACCGTCAAAAAATTGATCTTGACCTGGAAAATCTGCAAAATTCCCCTGCCAAAAACTAAGGTGATTAGCCGGAAAAGCAGACAAGCGCCGCTGAGCCGCGGTGATTGCCTGAGCATCCCGGTCAATAAGGGTCAAATGAATCGTCGGGTCAGTGCAGAGGAGTTGATAGCTATGCCCCCCCCCGCCGGCCGTTGCATCGAGGTAATAACCACTGGGTCGGAGAGCTAGACCTTGCTGAATAGCCTCACTTAAGACCGACAAATGAACAAAGTCAGCGGAGTGAGCAGGGTCAGAGACGGAAGCATCCATAGAAAATAGCACCGGAGGAGCAGGGGTAAGCCGACAAGAGATGACCCAGAGAGAGTCCCCTCCAGGAACTTATGGCGCGGAAAGTGCTTCAAACAGGGGAGAGAACCTTATCGGGATTTCGATATCATACTCATTCAGAGCGACTAAACGCGCATGATCATTAGCTCCCGTTCTATTACCGACTTGAACAAAGTTCTGAGTCGATTTTTTATTGCTAATTCTCTCGCTCTCCTCGGACTCCTTGGTGGGGTTATTCCCGACTGGAGTGGGCGCTTTCCCGTGCCAGTGACCTTTAGCCAGTTAGCCTATAGCCAAGAATTTAGCCCAACCCAAATTAATCGCTATGCTAAGGCTGTATTGGACATTGAAGCAGAACGCAAGGTAGCCTACCGCAAAATCCAAGACTTGATCGGTCGGGTGCCCCCTAACATCGTTTGTAACCAAAAAGAGAGTATTCGGCAACTCCCCAAGGAAGCCCAAAGTATTGCCGTCAATTTTTGCAATCGTTCCAAAAAAATTGCCCAGGCCAGTGGTTTGTCCCCCACCGAATTCAACACCATTACCGATGCGGCTCGTAAAAATGCCCCCCTGAAAAAACGGATTCAACAGGCGATCGTTAAAATTCGTCAGCCCTAGGGGGAAAGGCGTCCGTATGCTGATTTTTTGCCCACGGTTAATCCCCCCGCTTTTCTTGGCCTATCGCGCAGCACCATTGTGCAATCGGGCAATTACCTCCAAGCCGATGCCAGCGAAATTTTCCAAATTTTGGCCAAGCCCGAACCCATCTTAACCGTTACCGTGAACGATGCTGTAGCACTGCTGAGGGTCGCCTGCCATCTCGGTAATCCTCACGTGCCGGTAGAAATTTGTGCCGAATACCTGCAACTGTCCCCCGACTCGGTGCTAGCCGATCTGCTCCGACAGTTTGCGATTCTTGTCACCGATCGTCGCGTTCCCTTCTATCCAGAATCGGGGGCTTATAAGCCTCACTGATTAAAATTATTGTTAAGTTTAAAGGATATTATTTAGTATAGTGCATCACATTCCCGTACACTGGCTAGAATCGCCTCCGGCTAATCGACGTCGTAATCACCTCAAACTCAAACCATTATCCAAATATGAGCAATATAAATGAATTACTAGAAGAAACCCTCAACCTAGACGGCGCATTGCTCGCCGCTTTAGGTGACTGGAAAACGGGAATGTGCTTGGCGTCAGTTGGTACCGATAATCCCCGCTTTCCGCTCAAAAATGCTGAACTAGCAGTGGCCGGTAACACGCAGGTTATCCGCACAAAATTGAAGGTAGCTGCGTCCTTGGGGATGAAAGAAAAAATTGATGATATTTTAATTACCCTCGAAACGCAGTATCACTTAATGAGCATCACTCACTCCTTCGAGGGTCTCTTTTTCTATCTTGCCCTCGATCGGGATAAGGGAAATCTGGCCCTGGCCCGCATGAAGCTGAGAACCCTTGAACCCAAATTGGTGATCTAAAGCCCTAAGTTGTTACCGATCGTCGGCGATCGGAATCGCAACAAGACTAGCCGCAACGGTGAGGGTAGAAAGGTAGCGAGCATCTCAATACCTGTCGTACTGCGGCAAACCTCCGGCATTTTTCTTGGTTTCGGCTCCCCTTATCCGAAAAGGGATTGTAAACTGGATTTGACGCCCTGCTCCACAATTTTTAGACGGCGTTCGATACCATTTCAGGTTTAGTGCCCCCATCGCCCGGTAAAAGACGCGCTGCAAAATTCCCTTCGACTGATGGGCCGCCCCCAGCCCCGATCTTAGGAGAACGTCAAGGGATTCGCTACAATGTCTCATATAAATCGTGTAAGATAATGCCTCAATCGACTCCAAACCAGCGAAGTCGATCGCAACTTAACCTGAGAAAAGTAGTTTTAAACGACTAGCTTTTTGACCATCTGCCCGAGCAGTGAATGCCAAAACACAATGACCATTGATAACATCCGCCTAAGAAACGAGTTCATTAACACCCAAGTCATTACCCGCAACACCGGTAAGAAACTAGGCGTTGTCAAAGATGTGTTAGTCGATATTGACCAGCGCGAAATTGTGGCTCTCGGCCTACGGGATAATGCCCTCTCCCTGTCTGGTATGCCCCAATACATGTACCTGAACCGTATCTGTCAAACGGGGGATGTGGTGTTGGTGGAAGATGAAGATATTTTTGAAGCTGTTGATATTGATGCCTATACGCCCCTGATCAACAGCGAAGTGATTACCGAAACCGGGGAACCCCTGGGGCGCGTCCGCGATTTTCAATTTAATCTTGAAAGCGGCAAAGTTTCCTCGATTATTATTGCCTCCCTGGGTATTCCTCAAATTCCTGAACAACTAATCAGCACCTACGAGTTATCCATGGAAGAGGTGGTCAGCAGTGGCCCGAATCGCCTGATTGTCTTTGAAGGTGCCGAAGAACGCCTCAGTCAATTAAGCGTGGGTCTCCTAGAGCGATTGGGCATTGGCCGCCCCTCTTGGGAACAGGCACAAGAGGATATGTACTATCCCCCCACTACCCGCCCCGAAAATCAATTGGGGAGCGGTATTCCGCTACAAACCCCTGTCCAGGTACGCCAGCCCGAACCCGTCGTAGAAGAACGCTGGCACGAAGATGATTGGCAAGAAACCCGTCCAGTGCCGCCTCTGCGCCGCCAGGCCGAAGTCAATCGTTACCCTGAACCCGACTACGAAACTGACAACTGGGGAGAAGCCGAGCTAGAGGCCCCTAGTCCAGCCCCCAGCTACGAGTATCAGTACGAAGAAGAGGACTACGCCGGGGATATGTGGGACGATAGCGAACCCGAACCCTACAATCCCCCCCGCGTCAATATTCCTGAAAAACGCCGGGAAAAAATGCCGGAATACTACGAAGATTAGCCGCGGTATTGAGTTGTCTAAAGGACACAATGGGCCAGGCCTCGGTAGGAGAGGCCGTGGGGACTAACCTCAAAACGACAGGGGAGTATCTGTAAACCCTGGGCCTGCCCTTGCTGTAATAATTCAGCGTAGCGGGGGTCGTAGGCCTGGCCCGGAGCAAATTCCGTACAATCACCTCGATTAATGAAGTAAAGCATGACCGCTTTGGCCTGGGGCATCACGCCCATCAAGTCGAGGAGATGCTTTTGCCCACGGGTGGTCACTGTATCGGGAAAAAGGGCCAGGGAGCCTTCAGCCAGGGTGGTGTTTTTAACTTCAACGTAGATGGCAGGTTGGTCAGGGTGGCTCAGGAGAAAATCAATACGGCTTTTTTGGTCTTGGCCGTAGGCCACTTCCGGGCGGATGGCCTCGTAGCAGTCAGCAAGTTCGGGAAAAATCTGTTCTTCCAGGGCCTGTTTAATCACCCGATTCGGCAGACTGGTATTAACGCCGACCCAGGTTTCTCCTATTTGAATCATTTCCCAGGTATAGGCCAGCTTGCGTTTAGGACTCGGATGATAGGAAACCTGCACCGGTGCTCCGACCTGGCAGACACCGGTCATCGGCCCGGTATTGGGGCAGTGGGCCGTGATTATTTCCCCTGAATTTAGTTGGATATCAGCAAAAAAGCGTTTATACCGCTTGAGCAATGTTCCCGACTGGAGGGGCGGATAGGCATAGAAAAAATCCGTGGCCATGGCACCTAGGCCTCTAGCAGGGGATTCAAGGCTGAGCGGAGAGGGGTTTCCGCCAATGGTGTCTCGGCTTGGGCTAACCAATACCGATAATCCTCCAGAAGCTGGCCCAGGAGACGGTGTTTGATGCGGCCGAGGACTCCCTTGAGTAGGCTATTAGCCGTCATTTCCAGCAGGGGGGCCGGGGTTAACCAGAGGGGGGGGGGTAGATCCACACTCACCCGCAGGTCGGCTTTACCCTGGAGTAGGGTTTGGCCCTGGTGCTGGTAGGGGGCCAACCGACCTTTGAGATCCAACGAAAAGCGGTGGTTAATGTAGTCAATACCGCGAATTTCACAGCTCTCGGATTCGAGGTAGACGGTACCCGTCGCCGTTGACCAGACCTTCAACACCACGGTTGGTTGAAAATGGTACAAGTCCATGAAGTTGAGGGGGCGCATGGTCAGACGAAAGTGATTCTCGGAAAGCACGGCCGTTCGCTTCGGGTCAGCAATGGCCTGCACCAGACGCTGGGGTTGACGAAGATAGTGTTGTAGGGAAGCCAAGGGCTCCGTCAGGGTCAGACTGAGAGACTCCGTTGCGCTAAAGCAAACATTCATGGATTCGTCAAGGATAAAAGGCGTTGTTCTTAATTTTAGTTTACATTTCTTAAACTGTTGAGCCAGATTATACGGTTTTATTGACCTGGCTAGGGGCCTTTCGGTCAGTTCCCTTACAAAACTTAGCCATTTTGATGATATTTCTTTACGGATAAGCTGGTCAGAGCCGATAGCTTTGATGGAGAATAGGTTGTGAATCCTGAGGAATGCGACCCATGTCCCTTGTCATTGCCCACCTTGGCCCCAGGGGAACCAACACGGAAACTGTAGCCCTGGCCTACGCCGATTGGCTCCAGCAGACGCAAGGCCAGACTGCCCAATTGTTGCCCTATCCCAGCATTGGCCAAACCCTCCACAGTGCCGCCGACCCGTCTATTGATGTGGCCATTGTGCCAGTGGAAAATTCGACAGAGGGCAGTATTGGCGTCACCCTCGATACCCTCTGGGAACGGGGGAATTTACAAATTCAGCAGGAACTAGTGCTCCCAATTATCCACGTTCTCCTGTCCCACGGAAGGGCCCTTGAAGGACTGGCAAAGGTTTATTCCCATCCCCAGGCCCTGGGACAATGCCAGAAGTGGTTGGCCCAACACCTCCCCCAGGCCGAGTTGATCGCCACCAATTCCACCTCCGAAGCGGTACAGCTGATCCAGCAAGACCCGACGGCCGCGGCCATTGCTGCTCCCCGAGCCGCCCAACTGTTTGAGGTTCCAGTCCTGCGGGCCGGGATTAATGACTATGCCGATAATTGCACTCGTTTTTGGGTCGTGGGGCGACAACCCAGTCACCACGGCAGTCATACGGCCCTAGCCTTTACGGTTCCCACCAATGTGCCCGGAGCCTTGGTGCATCCCCTCCAGGCCCTGGCCAAGCGTCAGATTAATCTCTGTCGCATTGAATCCCGGCCCACTAAGCGTTCCCTGGGCGAATACCTGTTTTTTATGGATCTTGAAGCCAGTCAGACCGATGAGCATTTGCAGGCTGCCTTGGCAGAATTAGAACAGTACACGGAAATTTTGAAACTTTTCGGTAGTTACCGTGTCCAGCACCTAGACCCGATCCAAGGGACGCTGGCGGGGCAGACAAACGGATAAATGGGCACCACCGGTATCGGGG contains:
- a CDS encoding DUF1997 domain-containing protein; protein product: MNVCFSATESLSLTLTEPLASLQHYLRQPQRLVQAIADPKRTAVLSENHFRLTMRPLNFMDLYHFQPTVVLKVWSTATGTVYLESESCEIRGIDYINHRFSLDLKGRLAPYQHQGQTLLQGKADLRVSVDLPPPLWLTPAPLLEMTANSLLKGVLGRIKHRLLGQLLEDYRYWLAQAETPLAETPLRSALNPLLEA
- a CDS encoding urease accessory protein UreE, which produces MPTVNPPAFLGLSRSTIVQSGNYLQADASEIFQILAKPEPILTVTVNDAVALLRVACHLGNPHVPVEICAEYLQLSPDSVLADLLRQFAILVTDRRVPFYPESGAYKPH
- the cobA gene encoding uroporphyrinogen-III C-methyltransferase translates to MDQQTIPSGCVYLVGAGIGPLDYLTLQALHCLEQAEVLVYDDLVEPSLLQYLPPDCEQIWVGKRGGRPSTPQARINQLLIHHCQQGKRVVRLKSGDPLVFGRANAEIQALSEADCPFQVIPGLSSALAVPGLAGIPLTEKNLSRSFAVLTGHDPASLDWSALAGIDTLVILMGGQTLAPLVTHLLQSGRSPEDPMVIIRHGGRPSQQTWWGTLADMVEKTRGQSLSPAVIVLGPVVNQRFMPPQRPLSNKTIVVTRSAEQSSQFSQLLQAQGAQVLELPALVIQPPSSWQGLDQALAHLTTFDWLILTSANGVNFFFQRLEDHGQDSRALQGLKIAVVGQKTAQALKAYGLRPDFIPPQFIADDLVSHFPEPIADQRFLFPRVESGGREVLVQALTQQGGTVVEVPAYQSACPESLAPTILEALQQGQVDVVTFASAKTVQNFHTLLLQALDGDNQRLADYLAPVCLASIGPQTSQRCRELLGRVDLEAQEYTLEGLTQTLVTWAKGENWSTPSGVGSASPAIESPSLEVPTARAPRKRRQHSGRPGPQ
- the pheA gene encoding prephenate dehydratase, which codes for MRPMSLVIAHLGPRGTNTETVALAYADWLQQTQGQTAQLLPYPSIGQTLHSAADPSIDVAIVPVENSTEGSIGVTLDTLWERGNLQIQQELVLPIIHVLLSHGRALEGLAKVYSHPQALGQCQKWLAQHLPQAELIATNSTSEAVQLIQQDPTAAAIAAPRAAQLFEVPVLRAGINDYADNCTRFWVVGRQPSHHGSHTALAFTVPTNVPGALVHPLQALAKRQINLCRIESRPTKRSLGEYLFFMDLEASQTDEHLQAALAELEQYTEILKLFGSYRVQHLDPIQGTLAGQTNG
- a CDS encoding PRC-barrel domain-containing protein; this encodes MTIDNIRLRNEFINTQVITRNTGKKLGVVKDVLVDIDQREIVALGLRDNALSLSGMPQYMYLNRICQTGDVVLVEDEDIFEAVDIDAYTPLINSEVITETGEPLGRVRDFQFNLESGKVSSIIIASLGIPQIPEQLISTYELSMEEVVSSGPNRLIVFEGAEERLSQLSVGLLERLGIGRPSWEQAQEDMYYPPTTRPENQLGSGIPLQTPVQVRQPEPVVEERWHEDDWQETRPVPPLRRQAEVNRYPEPDYETDNWGEAELEAPSPAPSYEYQYEEEDYAGDMWDDSEPEPYNPPRVNIPEKRREKMPEYYED
- the sfsA gene encoding DNA/RNA nuclease SfsA, coding for MATDFFYAYPPLQSGTLLKRYKRFFADIQLNSGEIITAHCPNTGPMTGVCQVGAPVQVSYHPSPKRKLAYTWEMIQIGETWVGVNTSLPNRVIKQALEEQIFPELADCYEAIRPEVAYGQDQKSRIDFLLSHPDQPAIYVEVKNTTLAEGSLALFPDTVTTRGQKHLLDLMGVMPQAKAVMLYFINRGDCTEFAPGQAYDPRYAELLQQGQAQGLQILPCRFEVSPHGLSYRGLAHCVL
- the rsmH gene encoding 16S rRNA (cytosine(1402)-N(4))-methyltransferase RsmH, with the translated sequence MDASVSDPAHSADFVHLSVLSEAIQQGLALRPSGYYLDATAGGGGHSYQLLCTDPTIHLTLIDRDAQAITAAQRRLSAFPANHLSFWQGNFADFPGQDQFFDGIIADLGVSSPQLDQAERGFSFRQMAPLDMRMDQSQTLTAAEIINHWSEADLVRIFFEYGEERLSRRIARQIAQQRPFTTTTELAETIARSVPGQYRYGRIHPATRVFQALRIVVNDELGSLERFLALAPQWLKPAGRLGIISFHSLEDRLVKHRFRESPLLKVLTKKPVMSDEAEQARNPRSRSAKLRWAERIILDGATCR
- a CDS encoding DUF4168 domain-containing protein, yielding MIISSRSITDLNKVLSRFFIANSLALLGLLGGVIPDWSGRFPVPVTFSQLAYSQEFSPTQINRYAKAVLDIEAERKVAYRKIQDLIGRVPPNIVCNQKESIRQLPKEAQSIAVNFCNRSKKIAQASGLSPTEFNTITDAARKNAPLKKRIQQAIVKIRQP